A portion of the Ascaphus truei isolate aAscTru1 chromosome 14, aAscTru1.hap1, whole genome shotgun sequence genome contains these proteins:
- the EPHB3 gene encoding LOW QUALITY PROTEIN: ephrin type-B receptor 3 (The sequence of the model RefSeq protein was modified relative to this genomic sequence to represent the inferred CDS: inserted 1 base in 1 codon) — MSELQQISMFPSEMRRNKDCSRDTSSLSLVSSIKKAAESASRTASFCRASRETQSSLQTTPTFIHILVSPAQLSPPAPSKQGILGVVCEERCRRPLRPPQYRRNRFRLGVTERRVSVSHLQAHTRYSFEILAVNGVSSRSXHAPNYYAVNITTNQAAPSAVPIVQSHGSSASSLTLSWTPPESPNGIILDYEIKYFSQGHSGGAGNTVTSQRSTVRMEGLLPDSVYVVQVRARTVAGYGAYSDVREFQTTAEDGMGPSSLHEQVPMVVGSVFAVLIFIIAFIVIVIVCFRKQRNEPELEYTEKLQHYMVPGMKLYIDPFTYEDPNEAVREFAKEIDISCVKIEEVIGAGEFGEVCRGRLKQAGRREQLVAIKTLKTGYTERQRRDFLGESSIMGQFEHPNIIRLEGVVTRSRAVMILTEFMENGALDSFLRINDGQFTVIQLVGMLRGIASGMKHLAEMNYVHRDLAARNILVNSNLVCKVSDFGLSRFLENDPSDPSYTSSLGGKIPIRWTAPEAISYRKFTSASDVWSYGIVMWEVMSYGERPYWDMSNQDVINAVEQDYRLPPPMDCPNALHQLMLECWFHGRNVRPKFCEIVSSLDKLIRNAASLKVTSPAQAGVSQPLLDRIVPDYTTFPTVGDWLVAIKMGQYQENFLTAGFNTFHLVAQMTTEDLLRIGVTLAGHQKKLLHSVQDMRRQMSQTLPVQV, encoded by the exons TTCCCTGCAGACCACGCCCACTTTCATTCATATTTTAGTAAGCCCCGCCCAGCTCTCCCCTCCCGCTCCTTCCAAG CAAGGCATCTTGGGAGTGGTGTGCGAGGAGCGGTGCCGGCGGCCCCTGCGTCCACCCCAGTACAGACGGAACCGCTTCAGG CTCGGGGTCactgagcgccgggtgtccgtcAGTCACCTCCAGGCCCACACCAGATACAGCTTTGAGATCCTGGCCGTCAATGGGGTGTCGAGCAGAA ACCACGCGCCAAACTACTACGCTGTGAATATCACCACCAACCAAGCGG CACCCTCAGCGGTCCCCATCGTGCAGTCCCATGGCAGCTCGGCGAGCTCTCTCACTCTGTCCTGGACTCCACCCGAGAGCCCCAACGGGATCATACTGGACTATGAGATAAAATACT TCTCTCAGGGTCACAGTGGGGGTGCAGGTAACACCGTGACCAGCCAGCGCTCAACTGTGCGTATGGAGGGGCTACTTCCAGACTCGGTGTATGTGGTTCAGGTTCGGGCTCGTACAGTGGCTGGATACGGAGCGTATAGCGATGTACGGGAGTTCCAGACCACGGCTGAGGATGGTAT GGGACCGAGCAGTCTGCACGAGCAGGTCCCGATGGTGGTTGGATCTGTCTTCGCTGTGCTGATTTTTATAATCGCTTTTATCGTGATCGTCATTGTTTGTTTCAG GAAGCAGAGGAACGAACCAGAGTTGGAATACACAGAGAAACTGCAGCATTACA TGGTCCCAGGCATGAAGCTTTATATTGATCCGTTCACTTACGAGGATCCTAACGAAGCTGTGCGCGAATTCGCCAAAGAGATAGACATTTCCTGCGTGAAGATTGAAGAGGTTATTGGTGCAG GGGAGTTCGGGGAGGTGTGCCGCGGCCGGCTGAAGCAGGCTGGACGCAGGGAGCAGCTGGTGGCCATCAAGACGCTGAAGACGGGTTACACTGAGCGCCAGAGACGCGATTTCCTGGGCGAGTCGAGCATCATGGGTCAGTTTGAGCATCCAAATATCATCCGACTAGAGGGAGTCGTGACCAGGAGCCGGGCGGTGATGATCTTGACCGAATTTATGGAGAACGGAGCCTTGGACTCATTCCTGAGG ATAAACGACGGGCAATTCACAGTTATCCAGCTGGTGGGTATGCTCCGTGGAATTGCGTCGGGGATGAAGCATTTGGCGGAGATGAACTACGTCCACCGTGACCTCGCTGCGCGGAACATCCTGGTGAACAGTAACCTGGTCTGCAAAGTGTCGGACTTTGGTCTCTCAAGATTCCTGGAGAATGACCCCTCTGACCCTTCATACACCAGTTCCTTG GGGGGGAAGATTCCAATTCGCTGGACGGCCCCGGAAGCCATCTCTTACCGAAAGTTCACATCAGCAAGCGACGTGTGGAGTTACGGCATCGTCATGTGGGAGGTGATGTCATATGGGGAGCGGCCGTACTGGGACATGTCAAATCAAGAT GTGATTAACGCGGTGGAGCAGGACTACCGCCTGCCGCCCCCCATGGACTGCCCCAACGCCCTGCACCAGCTCATGTTGGAATGTTGGTTTCATGGCCGCAATGTAAGGCCCAAATTCTGCGAGATTGTCAGCTCACTGGACAAGTTAATACGTAATGCAGCCAGCCTAAAGGTGACCAGCCCAGCACAGGCAGG GGTGTCCCAGCCACTTCTGGACCGCATAGTGCCAGATTACACTACTTTCCCCACTGTCGGCGACTGGTTAGTGGCTATCAAAATGGGCCAGTACCAGGAGAACTTCCTGACCGCCGGCTTCAACACCTTCCACCTGGTAGCCCAGATGACGACAGA GGACCTGCTCCGTATTGGGGTGACACTGGCCGGTCATCAGAAGAAGCTGCTCCATAGTGTGCAGGACATGAGGAGGCAGATGAGCCAGACTCTTCCAGTCCAGGTGTGA